The proteins below come from a single Halobacillus salinarum genomic window:
- a CDS encoding YjbA family protein, which translates to MLYMHDLWVNWFEGEENGYNICRFHEWRKEDGIELIDQIPLVHVEDELFDFIENDLQDLPLSLLQDIHRRTYMKKNQERVTVEYAAVVTNGKDVIVFDTLGYTLPVKKSRLIPRQERLVFEMVEGKRPEHYNIEATAVKEHHILSLGPDKMSGLTRRERQLKQLLMMALDQLKHSDHPEEIRYWLTEWDPAQYPLIKEMTNEEAWDHLYGGTIQGWSSYHEELCKKLIKGQPFFETIWQGEHHDVSTQHLKSQN; encoded by the coding sequence ATGTTATATATGCATGACTTATGGGTGAATTGGTTTGAAGGTGAGGAAAACGGATACAACATCTGCCGCTTCCACGAATGGCGTAAAGAAGATGGAATTGAACTCATTGACCAGATTCCGCTTGTCCATGTAGAAGACGAACTATTCGATTTTATTGAAAATGATCTTCAAGATTTGCCGCTCTCATTGCTCCAGGACATCCATCGAAGAACGTATATGAAAAAGAATCAAGAGAGAGTTACAGTAGAGTACGCCGCGGTTGTAACGAATGGAAAAGACGTAATTGTCTTTGATACCTTAGGCTATACTCTTCCAGTAAAGAAGAGCAGACTCATTCCTCGGCAGGAACGACTAGTGTTTGAAATGGTGGAAGGAAAGAGACCGGAACATTATAATATAGAAGCTACTGCGGTCAAAGAACATCATATTCTTTCGCTTGGTCCAGATAAGATGTCAGGATTAACGAGAAGGGAACGTCAGCTCAAACAGCTGTTGATGATGGCTCTCGATCAATTGAAGCATTCTGACCATCCCGAGGAAATAAGGTATTGGCTGACAGAGTGGGATCCAGCTCAATATCCTCTAATAAAAGAAATGACAAATGAAGAAGCATGGGATCATTTATATGGAGGAACGATCCAGGGCTGGAGTTCTTATCACGAAGAGTTATGCAAGAAATTAATCAAAGGACAGCCGTTCTTTGAAACCATTTGGCAAGGCGAGCATCATGATGTCTCTACTCAGCATTTAAAAAGCCAGAATTGA
- a CDS encoding LCP family protein: MANSRKMRKSRKKKRKRKIILAFISLLFLLVIGYTGYQYIAGKNEANSKVSGETQGGQGGLQETTSKYKDEFNGVKSNDGKTNVLLLGVDQRKNEIPRSDTIIIAQYDPKNNTAKMASIMRDTYVNIPGHGYNKINAAFAFGGPELLRKTISENFGVDLEYYSIVDFNGFVQIANTLAPDGLTVNVEEDMKYKDGSGTIDLDLEEGTQKLNGEDLLGYARFRHDSKGDFGRVERQQKVIKLLKDKLVSVNGILKAPRLIGNIQPYVDTNMGTGKIVSLAKDFLLNPVDDIKTTSIPEKDNLWNERKPYPIGLVLAHNEDQTREDIHQFLNGNSNTDEEQ, encoded by the coding sequence ATGGCGAATTCTCGCAAAATGCGGAAAAGCCGTAAAAAGAAAAGGAAAAGAAAAATAATCCTTGCCTTTATCTCTCTTTTATTTCTATTAGTAATAGGATATACAGGATATCAATATATAGCAGGTAAAAATGAGGCAAATAGTAAAGTCTCCGGAGAAACACAAGGCGGCCAAGGTGGTCTGCAGGAAACCACCAGCAAATATAAAGATGAATTTAACGGAGTAAAAAGCAATGATGGGAAGACAAATGTACTATTACTTGGTGTTGATCAACGCAAGAACGAAATACCTCGGTCAGATACCATCATTATTGCTCAGTATGATCCCAAAAATAATACGGCTAAAATGGCGTCAATTATGAGAGACACTTATGTCAATATTCCCGGGCACGGGTATAATAAAATTAATGCCGCTTTTGCTTTCGGTGGACCGGAATTATTAAGGAAAACCATTTCTGAGAACTTTGGAGTTGACTTAGAATATTACTCCATCGTAGATTTTAACGGTTTTGTTCAGATCGCTAATACTTTGGCACCTGATGGATTAACCGTTAATGTAGAAGAAGATATGAAATACAAGGATGGTTCCGGGACGATTGATCTCGATCTTGAAGAAGGAACTCAAAAACTGAATGGAGAAGATCTGTTAGGATATGCCCGCTTCAGGCATGACTCCAAAGGAGACTTCGGCAGAGTTGAGCGGCAGCAGAAGGTAATAAAACTGCTCAAGGATAAATTAGTATCAGTTAATGGTATCTTAAAAGCTCCGCGATTAATCGGAAATATTCAGCCTTACGTTGACACCAATATGGGAACCGGAAAAATTGTTTCATTAGCCAAAGACTTCCTATTAAACCCGGTAGACGATATAAAAACAACGAGTATTCCGGAAAAAGACAATCTTTGGAATGAACGAAAACCTTATCCTATTGGTTTAGTGCTTGCACATAACGAAGACCAGACGAGAGAAGATATCCATCAATTTTTAAATGGCAACTCAAACACAGACGAAGAGCAATAA
- the fabF gene encoding beta-ketoacyl-ACP synthase II: protein MDKRRVVITGMGAVSPVGNTVEEMWNSIKNGKSGVGEITKVNKEDYPVSVAAEVKDFDPTEFMDKKDARKMDPFVQYAMAASHMAVEDAGLEITNEIAPRTGVWIGSGIGGMSTYESQFETFQKKGYRRVSPFFIPMMIPDMAAGQVSISLGAKGINSCTVTACSSGANSIGDAFNTIQRGDADYMIAGGTEAPMNKMSFAGFAAARALSLNEDPNTASRPFDKNRDGFVMGEGAGILVLETLESAKKRGAKIYGELTGYGATGDAHHITAPAPEGEGAARAMEQALVRAGLQANEIDYLNAHGTSTELNDHYETLAAKSVFGEHAYKLAISSTKSMTGHLLGAAGAIESIISLKAINEGLLPPTINYETPDPECDLDYVPNEARKQELNTVMSNSLGFGGHNAALIFQKYQD, encoded by the coding sequence ATGGATAAGCGTAGAGTAGTAATTACGGGAATGGGGGCTGTGTCCCCAGTCGGTAATACCGTAGAGGAAATGTGGAACAGTATTAAGAATGGAAAATCAGGAGTAGGCGAAATTACAAAAGTTAATAAAGAAGATTACCCTGTCAGTGTTGCTGCTGAGGTAAAAGATTTTGATCCTACTGAGTTCATGGATAAAAAAGATGCTAGAAAGATGGATCCTTTTGTGCAGTATGCAATGGCTGCTTCTCATATGGCTGTAGAAGATGCTGGACTTGAAATCACTAATGAGATTGCCCCGAGAACAGGTGTCTGGATCGGTTCTGGTATCGGTGGTATGTCCACATACGAATCACAGTTTGAGACCTTTCAAAAGAAAGGGTATCGCCGTGTAAGTCCGTTTTTTATTCCAATGATGATTCCAGATATGGCAGCTGGACAAGTTTCTATTTCTCTCGGAGCAAAAGGGATTAACTCATGTACCGTAACGGCTTGTTCATCTGGAGCCAATTCAATTGGTGATGCTTTTAATACAATTCAGCGTGGAGATGCGGATTATATGATCGCTGGGGGAACTGAAGCTCCAATGAACAAAATGTCCTTTGCAGGATTCGCAGCTGCGCGGGCTCTTTCTTTAAATGAAGATCCGAATACGGCCAGCCGTCCATTTGATAAAAATCGTGATGGTTTCGTAATGGGAGAAGGAGCAGGGATTCTAGTATTGGAAACTCTTGAATCTGCAAAAAAACGCGGGGCGAAAATTTACGGAGAATTGACGGGCTATGGAGCAACCGGAGATGCCCATCACATTACTGCTCCGGCTCCTGAAGGAGAAGGGGCAGCTCGAGCAATGGAACAAGCTCTTGTCAGAGCTGGGTTACAAGCAAATGAAATTGATTACTTGAATGCCCACGGGACTTCCACGGAATTGAATGACCATTATGAAACGCTGGCAGCAAAATCCGTCTTTGGAGAACATGCATATAAGCTTGCCATTTCTTCTACGAAGTCTATGACTGGACATTTATTAGGGGCTGCAGGAGCCATTGAATCGATTATTTCCCTAAAGGCGATTAATGAAGGACTGCTGCCACCAACAATCAATTATGAAACACCTGACCCTGAATGTGATTTGGATTATGTTCCTAATGAAGCAAGGAAGCAGGAACTCAATACTGTTATGAGTAACTCCTTAGGCTTTGGCGGACATAACGCAGCATTAATCTTTCAAAAATATCAGGATTAA
- a CDS encoding beta-ketoacyl-ACP synthase III produces the protein MNAGIIGVGHYAPEKVLTNHDLEKMVDTSDEWIRTRTGIEERRIASDDMDTSDMAFYAAQNALKDAGLQPEDLDMILVATVTPDHPFPSVSTMLQHRLGARNVAAMDVSAACAGFMYGVITAKQFIENSDYKNVLVVGVEKLSKITDWSDRNTCVLFGDAAGAAIISPVSDGKGILSFELGADGSGGPHLYQDDFLHMNGREVFKFAVRQMPESSVNVVKKIGLSEQDVDYLIPHQANIRIMEAARQRLGIPEDKMATSVKRYGNTSSASIPVALSEDVKAGKIKDNDLVVLVGFGGGLTWGAVALRWVSNQGGMELWISVE, from the coding sequence ATGAATGCTGGAATAATCGGAGTTGGACACTATGCTCCGGAAAAGGTTTTGACCAACCATGATTTGGAGAAAATGGTCGACACGAGCGATGAATGGATCCGAACACGGACTGGGATTGAGGAACGTAGAATAGCTTCAGACGATATGGATACCTCGGACATGGCGTTTTATGCGGCGCAAAATGCGCTGAAAGACGCCGGGTTACAACCGGAAGATTTGGATATGATTTTAGTCGCTACCGTAACGCCGGATCATCCATTTCCTTCTGTGTCGACGATGCTGCAGCATCGTTTAGGTGCGAGAAACGTGGCTGCCATGGATGTAAGTGCAGCTTGTGCAGGGTTCATGTACGGTGTTATTACAGCAAAACAGTTTATAGAAAACAGTGACTATAAAAACGTCCTGGTAGTCGGAGTAGAGAAGCTTTCAAAAATTACAGACTGGTCGGACAGAAATACTTGTGTGCTGTTTGGTGATGCAGCTGGTGCAGCAATCATTTCTCCAGTAAGTGATGGGAAAGGAATCCTTTCTTTTGAATTAGGAGCAGACGGAAGTGGAGGTCCTCACCTTTATCAGGATGACTTCCTGCATATGAACGGACGCGAAGTATTTAAATTTGCTGTACGTCAAATGCCTGAATCATCTGTAAACGTGGTGAAGAAAATTGGTCTCAGCGAGCAGGATGTAGATTACCTGATTCCTCATCAGGCGAATATCCGGATTATGGAAGCCGCAAGACAACGGTTAGGAATCCCGGAAGATAAAATGGCGACATCAGTGAAAAGATATGGAAATACTTCATCAGCTTCTATACCTGTGGCTTTGTCAGAAGACGTAAAGGCAGGTAAAATAAAAGATAACGATCTTGTTGTACTAGTCGGATTCGGCGGAGGACTCACTTGGGGTGCGGTCGCACTCCGATGGGTAAGTAATCAAGGAGGAATGGAGTTATGGATAAGCGTAGAGTAG
- a CDS encoding BMP family ABC transporter substrate-binding protein, producing the protein MLLLRAISILFAIILLLLTACSYDSNAGQVDNVGMLVETTIHDQAWGQEGYKGLMSIQEEYGVDVYFKEGIKSYNQTAQAVDELVKEGAQVIFGHSSIYGKYFQKLHESYPDVHFIYFNGDFAAKNVTSLNFSANAMGFFGGMVAGKMTKSNHVAVIAAYEWQPEVEGFYEGVKYENPEAEVDISYVNSWDNSEKALVLYNQMKEHGADVYYPAGDQFNLAVIHAIQNDQQYAIGYVSDQSSLGKNTVLTSTVQKVDAVYNVAMDRLMQGKLPGKVVHFDFKDGAIALGNFSPQVSESYQQKIKTSVERYVKTGKLPNQ; encoded by the coding sequence GTGCTTTTATTGAGAGCTATTTCGATTTTATTTGCAATTATACTATTATTACTAACAGCCTGCAGTTATGATTCTAATGCTGGACAAGTTGATAACGTGGGCATGCTTGTCGAAACGACTATCCATGACCAGGCATGGGGACAGGAAGGCTATAAAGGGCTGATGTCCATACAAGAAGAATATGGAGTAGATGTCTACTTTAAAGAAGGAATCAAAAGCTATAATCAAACGGCTCAGGCAGTGGATGAACTCGTAAAAGAAGGAGCTCAAGTTATTTTTGGTCACAGCAGCATTTATGGTAAATATTTTCAAAAGCTTCATGAATCCTACCCTGACGTGCATTTTATCTACTTTAACGGAGACTTTGCTGCAAAAAATGTTACGAGTTTAAATTTTAGTGCTAACGCTATGGGCTTTTTTGGCGGTATGGTAGCAGGGAAAATGACGAAATCTAATCACGTTGCAGTCATTGCCGCATATGAATGGCAGCCTGAAGTTGAAGGCTTCTACGAAGGAGTAAAGTACGAAAATCCAGAAGCGGAAGTGGACATATCTTATGTAAACAGCTGGGACAATTCTGAGAAAGCTTTAGTACTCTATAACCAAATGAAAGAACATGGGGCAGATGTCTATTATCCTGCCGGAGATCAATTTAATTTGGCCGTGATCCATGCCATTCAAAATGACCAGCAGTATGCAATCGGTTATGTCTCAGATCAGTCTTCTTTAGGTAAAAATACAGTCCTTACCAGTACGGTTCAAAAAGTGGATGCCGTGTACAATGTAGCAATGGACCGTCTAATGCAGGGGAAATTACCGGGGAAGGTTGTCCATTTTGACTTTAAGGATGGGGCGATAGCACTCGGAAATTTCAGTCCGCAAGTGTCTGAGAGCTATCAGCAAAAAATAAAAACATCAGTGGAACGATATGTTAAAACCGGAAAACTGCCTAACCAATAA
- a CDS encoding YjzD family protein produces MRIFWTVFWAFLLSLMMAYVVSNMTGNEFSFLQAIIMTVIFSGTVIALGEGLIKEES; encoded by the coding sequence ATGCGTATTTTTTGGACTGTATTTTGGGCGTTTTTATTAAGTCTTATGATGGCATACGTAGTAAGCAATATGACTGGAAACGAATTTTCTTTTCTCCAGGCTATTATCATGACAGTTATTTTCAGCGGAACAGTGATTGCTCTTGGAGAGGGACTTATTAAGGAAGAATCGTAA
- a CDS encoding undecaprenyl-diphosphate phosphatase — translation MQDLWMLIKYLFLGIFQGFTEPIPISSSGHLVILQDLIDLRLEGLEFEVLVNFASLIAVLIIYRADIVRLVRNGIGYIITKDSRQKDEFDFIIYLIVGTIPAGVLGILLGDAIEGLKTVQTVGITLIITGFALWIIRNLRGRKSEGQLSWKDAIIVGIAQAIALIPGISRSGATIVAAMLLGMKQQTALRFSFLLYIPVSLGTMLLSVDDLLNQNLSELWLGYTIAFIASVIASYLSLKWFMNIMARGNLKYFAFYCFIVGALVLIFL, via the coding sequence ATGCAAGATTTATGGATGTTAATAAAGTATTTATTTTTGGGGATATTCCAAGGTTTTACTGAACCTATTCCTATTTCTTCTAGTGGACATTTAGTTATTTTACAAGATCTTATTGACTTGAGGCTTGAAGGGCTGGAATTTGAGGTCTTAGTAAATTTCGCTTCACTGATTGCCGTCTTAATTATTTATCGAGCTGATATTGTCCGCTTAGTCCGTAACGGAATCGGCTATATCATTACGAAAGATTCCCGACAAAAAGATGAATTTGATTTTATTATCTACCTGATTGTCGGTACCATTCCTGCAGGTGTTCTCGGAATCCTGCTCGGGGATGCTATAGAAGGGTTAAAAACGGTTCAAACGGTTGGAATTACATTAATTATTACCGGTTTTGCTCTTTGGATTATTAGAAATTTGCGCGGCCGAAAAAGCGAGGGACAGCTAAGCTGGAAGGATGCAATTATAGTAGGGATTGCCCAAGCAATAGCTTTGATACCTGGAATCAGCCGTTCGGGAGCTACTATAGTAGCAGCTATGCTGCTCGGAATGAAACAGCAAACTGCCCTGAGATTTTCTTTCCTATTATACATTCCGGTCAGCCTCGGAACGATGCTTTTGTCAGTAGACGATTTATTGAACCAGAACTTATCTGAACTTTGGCTCGGGTACACAATTGCTTTTATAGCCTCTGTCATCGCTTCCTATTTATCGCTGAAATGGTTTATGAATATTATGGCTCGAGGGAATTTAAAGTATTTTGCTTTCTATTGCTTTATCGTGGGAGCACTCGTGTTAATTTTCCTATAA
- the moaD gene encoding molybdopterin converting factor subunit 1, with protein MSRILLFAGLRETAGVEEVNLEAAGKTIAELRQHMLVRFELPAFKEAMVAINEEFMTEDTIIKEQDVIAFIPPVSGG; from the coding sequence GTGAGCCGAATTTTACTTTTTGCCGGTTTAAGAGAAACAGCCGGGGTGGAGGAGGTAAACCTGGAAGCAGCAGGGAAGACGATTGCTGAATTAAGACAACACATGCTGGTGCGATTTGAACTGCCGGCTTTTAAAGAGGCGATGGTTGCCATTAATGAAGAGTTTATGACGGAGGACACCATTATTAAAGAACAAGATGTAATAGCGTTTATTCCTCCCGTCAGTGGGGGCTGA
- a CDS encoding molybdenum cofactor biosynthesis protein MoaE: MISIEEVTALVSRPAAGAINTFIGTVREFTNGKRTLYLEYQAYKAMAEKKLAQIGMEIKEHWPEAESAIVHRTGTLAIQDIAVVIAVSTPHRKDAFEASAYAIERIKEMVPIWKKEYWEDGEEWIGNQKGTSEYPGGEPGKDVEK, from the coding sequence ATGATTTCCATAGAAGAAGTAACAGCTCTAGTGAGCCGCCCGGCCGCTGGTGCGATCAATACATTCATAGGCACTGTCCGTGAATTTACGAACGGGAAAAGAACATTATATTTAGAATATCAAGCATACAAAGCGATGGCCGAAAAAAAACTTGCCCAGATCGGCATGGAGATTAAAGAGCACTGGCCGGAAGCAGAAAGTGCAATTGTGCATCGAACAGGGACTCTTGCGATACAGGATATCGCGGTAGTTATTGCTGTATCCACTCCTCATCGGAAGGATGCTTTCGAAGCAAGTGCCTATGCCATTGAACGGATAAAAGAAATGGTGCCTATTTGGAAAAAAGAATATTGGGAAGATGGGGAAGAATGGATAGGTAATCAAAAAGGCACGAGCGAATACCCAGGCGGAGAACCAGGAAAGGATGTAGAAAAGTGA
- the mobB gene encoding molybdopterin-guanine dinucleotide biosynthesis protein B — protein sequence MAMGSKVPVFQIVGYKNSGKTSLLSELIAYGTDEGDRIAAIKHHGHNEPLKVMHRDTDSFRLHESGAFMTGVDCSGRFQLELNHKPDFPLSRFIDLYGYFEPDLIVIEGFKQEPYPKAIVIKREEDLSLLNLSNIQFVITWNEKWTEDLTLPVYRLSDWRQSLPIVYPLTKRGEED from the coding sequence ATGGCAATGGGAAGTAAGGTTCCGGTTTTCCAAATCGTAGGATATAAGAACAGTGGGAAAACTTCACTTCTATCAGAACTGATTGCCTATGGTACGGATGAAGGAGACCGGATTGCAGCCATTAAACACCACGGACATAATGAACCTTTAAAAGTAATGCATCGTGATACAGACAGCTTTCGACTGCATGAATCAGGGGCTTTTATGACGGGGGTGGATTGCAGTGGAAGATTTCAGCTGGAGCTTAATCATAAGCCGGATTTTCCGCTTTCCCGCTTCATTGACCTTTATGGCTATTTTGAGCCCGATTTAATTGTAATAGAAGGATTTAAACAAGAACCCTATCCAAAAGCTATTGTGATCAAAAGGGAAGAGGACTTGTCCCTGCTTAATCTTTCTAATATTCAATTTGTTATTACGTGGAATGAAAAGTGGACAGAGGATCTTACGTTGCCGGTTTATCGATTAAGTGATTGGCGGCAGTCCCTGCCGATAGTATATCCCTTGACGAAAAGAGGGGAAGAAGATTGA
- a CDS encoding metal-sulfur cluster assembly factor, with amino-acid sequence MDTALEENVMGALENVIDPELGIDIVNLGLVYGADMDEEGNTTVTMTLTAMGCPLAGHIEQDVKRVLADIPEVNEVTVNIVWNPPWTKDRMSRYAKIALGIPD; translated from the coding sequence TTGGATACAGCACTTGAAGAAAATGTTATGGGTGCCCTTGAAAATGTTATTGACCCAGAACTAGGTATTGACATCGTCAATTTAGGCCTTGTTTATGGTGCAGATATGGATGAAGAAGGAAATACTACTGTTACAATGACGTTAACTGCTATGGGTTGTCCATTAGCGGGACATATCGAACAAGACGTTAAGCGCGTTCTGGCCGATATTCCAGAAGTAAATGAGGTAACAGTCAATATTGTATGGAATCCGCCATGGACGAAGGATCGCATGAGCAGGTATGCAAAAATTGCCCTTGGAATTCCAGATTGA
- a CDS encoding alpha/beta fold hydrolase yields the protein MIGIFRESIKNIPLLAVVDSSKRDEPLPVLIYFHGFTSAKEHNLPQAYLLAQRGFRVLLPDSMYHGERNEDLSSQDLNFKFWDIVYQNLKELQDIKDYLDQRDLIHQRRLAVGGTSMGGVTTSAAMTMYPWIQAAAVMMGSPKPVEFAQKLIADVQQTGIELPISEEQLQTLMDGLKEIDLSTQPEKLYGRPIFFWHGDADPVVPFEHSYDFYNEAIKLYKNPENIRFLREVGRDHKVSRFAVLEMVNWLDLVL from the coding sequence ATGATTGGTATTTTTCGTGAATCAATTAAGAACATTCCACTATTGGCCGTGGTGGATTCCAGTAAAAGAGACGAGCCTCTCCCAGTATTGATCTACTTCCATGGATTCACTTCCGCCAAAGAACATAATCTTCCCCAAGCGTACCTATTAGCTCAACGGGGTTTTCGCGTTTTGCTCCCTGACAGTATGTATCATGGAGAGAGGAATGAAGATCTTTCCTCTCAGGACCTGAATTTCAAATTTTGGGATATCGTGTACCAAAATTTAAAAGAACTGCAGGATATTAAAGATTACTTAGATCAACGCGACCTTATTCATCAGCGCAGATTAGCAGTCGGAGGTACTTCTATGGGGGGTGTCACTACATCTGCTGCTATGACCATGTATCCATGGATTCAAGCGGCAGCCGTAATGATGGGTTCACCTAAGCCTGTAGAGTTTGCCCAAAAGCTGATCGCCGATGTTCAACAGACAGGAATAGAGCTGCCTATTTCAGAGGAACAGCTTCAAACGCTTATGGATGGATTAAAAGAAATTGATTTATCAACTCAGCCTGAAAAACTGTATGGACGCCCCATTTTTTTCTGGCACGGAGATGCAGACCCAGTTGTTCCTTTTGAACACTCGTATGATTTTTACAACGAAGCCATTAAATTATATAAGAACCCTGAGAACATACGCTTCTTAAGAGAAGTCGGCAGGGATCATAAAGTCAGTCGGTTTGCTGTGCTTGAGATGGTTAATTGGCTTGATTTAGTTCTTTGA
- a CDS encoding DUF3813 domain-containing protein, whose product MANSLFENAREAVNRFRQNRDGSQAASQEDMQAAKQAIQSAYSQCSQDEKQQLQQLEQQLENDSQSMR is encoded by the coding sequence ATGGCCAATTCCCTTTTTGAAAATGCCCGTGAAGCGGTAAATCGTTTTAGACAAAATCGCGATGGTTCTCAAGCTGCAAGTCAAGAAGACATGCAAGCTGCCAAGCAAGCCATCCAATCTGCATATAGCCAATGTTCTCAGGATGAGAAACAACAGCTACAGCAATTGGAGCAACAGCTTGAAAATGATAGCCAAAGCATGCGCTAA
- a CDS encoding HAD family hydrolase: protein MIEEAVCLIFDLDGTLYEDTNHFEYYANQLKDRVSKENQSKFEEDYQAALANEHPVTIGKVFDIKYDSILTVDPFTNCVIQAEEWSGREVTEFERKKRYSDEIKYDFESMIAIGDGWWIPFSIAIHYGVSLVSAYQCYVLTKEYMVSEHFRMSKTPRLKDCLKGWKEDKVLILMTNSEEYDVQNILQRLGLRNIFHEIISSAEKPGRTLEHFQNIMGKYRLRPDQVISIGDNFMNEIAPALKLGMKGICIQPVHGLDQYSGLKVVGSLKEITMILSN, encoded by the coding sequence ATGATTGAAGAAGCTGTATGTCTAATTTTTGATCTTGATGGTACGTTATATGAAGACACGAATCATTTTGAATATTACGCAAATCAATTAAAGGATCGTGTTTCGAAAGAAAATCAATCTAAATTTGAAGAGGATTATCAAGCTGCATTAGCAAATGAACATCCAGTAACTATAGGGAAAGTCTTTGATATAAAATACGATTCGATACTTACAGTCGATCCTTTCACCAATTGTGTGATCCAAGCTGAAGAATGGAGTGGAAGGGAGGTTACTGAGTTTGAGCGGAAGAAGCGGTATAGCGATGAAATAAAGTATGACTTTGAATCCATGATTGCGATTGGAGACGGCTGGTGGATTCCTTTTTCGATAGCCATTCATTACGGGGTGAGTCTCGTTAGTGCGTATCAGTGCTATGTACTAACAAAAGAATATATGGTATCTGAACATTTTCGAATGTCTAAAACCCCGCGGCTCAAAGACTGTCTTAAGGGGTGGAAAGAGGATAAAGTATTGATTCTGATGACTAACAGCGAAGAATACGATGTACAAAATATTCTGCAGCGGCTGGGCCTCCGGAATATTTTTCATGAAATTATTTCATCAGCTGAAAAGCCGGGGAGAACGCTTGAGCATTTTCAAAATATTATGGGAAAATACAGGCTCCGGCCTGATCAAGTCATATCAATTGGCGATAATTTTATGAATGAGATCGCTCCCGCTTTAAAGCTTGGAATGAAGGGTATTTGCATCCAGCCGGTTCACGGGTTAGATCAGTATTCCGGATTAAAAGTGGTAGGTTCATTAAAGGAAATTACGATGATATTATCCAACTAA
- a CDS encoding phosphate/phosphite/phosphonate ABC transporter substrate-binding protein: MKKVLSLVLLLCFIFMLAACGSEEGEAAETKNDKEASPEKIVMGFVPSQDSDKIADTVKPLADKLSEELGVPVEGKVMNSYSAVVEGMGSGQIQIGFLPAFAYVLAEEKYGVKVALKSERYGSDKYRAQYVVRKDSGINSLEDLEGKIWAIPDVTSTSGFLFPANELMEKFDVKDVQQDFFSQTISAGGHDNAVVALLDGNADVATTFEDAREDLVKEYPNVMEDTKILGYTKWIPNDTISLIPDLSDDMKEKITKAFLSFNDDDEMIKVMNDVYSWDAIVEAKDEDYQIVRDTYKKFKDTINIDDM; the protein is encoded by the coding sequence GTGAAAAAGGTTTTATCTTTAGTCTTACTGCTTTGTTTTATATTTATGCTCGCTGCTTGTGGGTCGGAGGAAGGAGAAGCAGCAGAAACGAAGAACGATAAAGAAGCTTCTCCAGAAAAAATTGTAATGGGGTTTGTACCTTCCCAAGATTCCGATAAGATCGCGGATACGGTTAAGCCACTAGCTGACAAATTATCTGAGGAATTAGGCGTTCCCGTTGAAGGAAAAGTTATGAACAGCTATTCTGCCGTTGTTGAAGGAATGGGAAGCGGCCAGATCCAAATTGGATTTCTCCCTGCCTTCGCTTATGTACTTGCCGAAGAAAAATACGGCGTAAAAGTAGCACTAAAATCAGAGCGTTACGGTAGTGATAAATACCGAGCTCAATACGTGGTGCGTAAAGACTCCGGTATAAACTCCCTCGAAGATTTAGAAGGAAAAATATGGGCCATTCCTGATGTGACATCTACATCTGGATTTCTATTTCCGGCAAATGAGCTGATGGAGAAATTTGACGTAAAGGATGTTCAACAGGACTTTTTCTCCCAGACCATTTCGGCCGGCGGGCATGACAATGCTGTTGTAGCACTGCTGGATGGCAATGCCGATGTAGCGACTACCTTTGAAGATGCTCGTGAAGATCTCGTAAAAGAATATCCAAATGTTATGGAAGATACCAAAATCCTCGGCTACACAAAATGGATTCCTAACGACACGATTTCATTGATTCCTGACCTGAGCGATGACATGAAAGAAAAAATTACTAAAGCATTCCTCAGCTTTAACGATGATGATGAAATGATCAAAGTAATGAATGATGTATACAGCTGGGATGCTATTGTTGAAGCGAAGGACGAAGATTATCAAATCGTCCGCGATACTTACAAAAAGTTTAAAGACACCATTAATATCGATGACATGTAA